A single window of Pseudomonas benzenivorans DNA harbors:
- a CDS encoding DUF1513 domain-containing protein, with translation MKRRAFLGLGAAALAAGAFAGWQLIDNGQQPLLLSARDDAQGRHYAVGYRLDGRQAFATAVGERCHDVVPHPSLPLALFVGRRPSTRSYLIDTRDGRLLQTLNSPAHRHFYGHAVFHRGGDWLYATENDTRDPGRGVIGVYRLQGERLQRSDELSSHGLGPHQLLWLPDGETLVVANGGIRTEADSRVEVNLDTMESSLVLLARDGRLLSKEQLADRQNSVRHLAVAADGTIVSGQQYMGDVGDAAPLLAIKRPGRAFQAFPLGEAQRLAMTQYTASLAIHSELRLLALTAPRGNRFFVWDLDSAELRLDVPMPDCAGVGAVADGFVVSSGIGRCRLFDCRQAPIVGRPLELPAGLWDNHLRLA, from the coding sequence ATGAAACGCAGAGCCTTCCTCGGCCTCGGTGCCGCCGCCCTGGCTGCCGGTGCCTTCGCCGGCTGGCAACTGATCGACAACGGTCAGCAGCCCCTGCTGCTGTCGGCCCGCGACGATGCCCAGGGTCGCCACTATGCCGTCGGCTACCGCCTCGATGGCCGCCAGGCGTTTGCCACCGCGGTCGGCGAACGCTGCCACGACGTGGTGCCCCATCCCAGCTTGCCCCTGGCCCTGTTCGTCGGCCGCCGGCCGAGCACCCGGAGCTACCTGATAGACACCCGCGACGGGCGCCTGCTGCAGACCCTGAACTCGCCGGCGCACCGGCACTTCTACGGCCACGCGGTGTTCCACCGCGGCGGCGACTGGCTGTACGCCACCGAGAACGACACCCGCGACCCCGGCCGCGGGGTGATCGGCGTCTACCGCCTGCAGGGCGAGCGCCTGCAGCGTAGCGACGAGCTGTCCAGCCACGGCCTCGGTCCCCATCAGCTGCTCTGGCTGCCGGACGGCGAAACCCTGGTGGTGGCCAACGGCGGCATCCGCACCGAGGCCGACAGCCGGGTGGAGGTGAACCTGGACACCATGGAGTCCAGCCTGGTGCTGCTGGCGCGCGATGGCCGCCTGCTGAGCAAGGAGCAGCTGGCCGACCGACAGAACAGCGTGCGCCACCTGGCGGTGGCCGCCGACGGCACCATCGTCAGCGGCCAGCAATACATGGGCGACGTCGGCGACGCGGCGCCACTGCTGGCGATCAAGCGCCCGGGCCGGGCCTTCCAGGCCTTTCCCCTGGGCGAGGCGCAACGCCTGGCGATGACCCAGTACACCGCCAGCCTGGCGATTCACAGCGAGCTGCGCCTGCTGGCATTGACCGCCCCACGGGGCAATCGATTCTTCGTATGGGACCTGGACAGCGCCGAACTGCGCCTGGACGTGCCGATGCCGGACTGCGCCGGGGTCGGCGCGGTGGCCGACGGCTTCGTGGTCAGCTCCGGGATCGGTCGATGCCGCCTGTTCGATTGCCGCCAGGCCCCAATCGTCGGCCGTCCACTGGAGCTGCCGGCCGGCCTGTGGGACAACCACCTGCGCCTGGCCTAG
- a CDS encoding imelysin family protein → MIRSPLTLALLSLALSACSPSDPQQQVSRALVDGVLLPSYSSWTEADRQLAASAQAFCAGEQDLSAARQAFLTAQAAWAGLQPLQIGPLAEGNRAWQVQFWPDKKNLVARQVGALLERKPQLTPADLDKSSVVVQGLTAYEYLLFDAGIDLNDPQQSARYCPLMTAIGQHQQALAADVLARWQAADGMAEQLKAFPNARYADAGEAVAELLRTQVNALDGLKKKLGTPLGRQSKGQPQPYQAEAWRSGASLASLAAGLASAEQLWQGSADDGLQQLLGNEHSALGARLDAAYAETRQRLAALQRPLAELLAEDAGRAELNALYDSLSTLHRLHEAELAKALGIQLGFNSHDGD, encoded by the coding sequence ATGATCCGCTCGCCCCTCACCCTTGCCCTGCTGAGCCTGGCACTCAGCGCCTGCTCGCCCAGCGACCCGCAGCAACAGGTCAGCCGCGCGCTGGTCGACGGTGTATTGCTGCCGAGTTACAGCAGCTGGACCGAAGCCGACCGCCAGCTCGCCGCCAGCGCCCAGGCCTTCTGCGCCGGCGAGCAGGACCTGAGCGCCGCCCGCCAGGCGTTCCTGACGGCCCAAGCCGCCTGGGCCGGGCTGCAACCGCTGCAGATCGGTCCGCTGGCCGAGGGCAACCGCGCCTGGCAGGTGCAGTTCTGGCCGGACAAGAAGAACCTGGTGGCGCGCCAGGTGGGCGCGCTGCTCGAGCGCAAGCCGCAACTCACCCCCGCCGACCTGGACAAGTCCAGCGTGGTCGTCCAGGGCCTGACGGCCTACGAATACCTGCTGTTCGACGCCGGCATCGACCTCAATGACCCGCAGCAGAGCGCCCGCTACTGCCCGCTGATGACAGCCATCGGCCAGCACCAGCAGGCGCTGGCCGCTGACGTGCTGGCGCGCTGGCAGGCCGCGGACGGCATGGCCGAGCAGCTCAAGGCCTTCCCCAATGCCCGCTACGCCGACGCCGGCGAAGCCGTGGCGGAACTGCTGCGCACCCAGGTCAATGCCCTCGATGGCCTGAAGAAGAAGCTCGGCACGCCGCTCGGCCGGCAGAGCAAGGGGCAGCCGCAGCCCTACCAGGCCGAGGCCTGGCGCAGCGGCGCCAGCCTGGCCAGCCTCGCCGCCGGACTGGCCAGCGCCGAGCAGCTCTGGCAGGGCAGCGCGGACGACGGCCTGCAGCAGTTGCTGGGCAACGAGCACAGCGCCCTGGGCGCGCGCCTCGATGCCGCCTACGCCGAGACCCGCCAGCGCCTGGCCGCCCTGCAGCGTCCGCTCGCCGAGTTGCTCGCCGAGGACGCCGGCCGCGCCGAGCTCAACGCCCTGTACGACAGCCTGAGCACCCTGCACCGTCTGCACGAGGCCGAGCTGGCCAAGGCGCTCGGCATCCAGCTGGGTTTCAACTCCCACGACGGCGACTGA
- a CDS encoding di-heme oxidoreductase family protein — MPSLLSRLPALLSLLLICFLSACDQSPRFTQAEPGEALSGGAATVFKADHNAYSLPSANLPPSRRLDFSVGNSFFRNPWVIAPSTTLARDGLGPLFNTNACQNCHIKDGRGHPPAADALSAASLLVRLSVPAGAEHAEVLKRLGVVPEPTYGGQLQDMANPGIAAEGKVRFAYEPQTIRFADGHVVELRRPHLQISQLGYGPLHPDTEFSARIAPPMIGLGLLEAIPEAALLANADPDDADGDGISGRPNRVWDDAAQGTVLGRFGWKAGQPNLNQQNAHAFAGDMGLTSSLLSADGCTARQLDCRNARHGGEPEVSDSILASVLFYSRNLGVPARRRVDDPQVLAGKGLFHQAGCQGCHTPAFTTAADAAEPELADQTIRPYSDLLLHDMGEDLADHRPEFLASGREWRTPPLWGIGLTETVNGHTQFLHDGRARNLLEAILWHGGEAEAAKQEVLTFDAEQRDALLAFLNSL, encoded by the coding sequence ATGCCTTCCCTGCTTTCCCGCCTGCCCGCCCTGCTTAGCCTGCTGCTCATCTGCTTCCTGAGCGCCTGCGACCAGTCACCACGCTTTACCCAGGCCGAGCCCGGCGAAGCCCTGTCCGGCGGCGCCGCCACGGTGTTCAAGGCCGATCACAATGCCTATTCCCTGCCCTCGGCCAACCTGCCGCCCTCGCGCCGCCTGGACTTCAGTGTCGGCAACAGCTTCTTTCGCAACCCCTGGGTGATCGCCCCCTCGACCACCCTCGCCCGCGACGGCCTCGGGCCGCTGTTCAACACCAACGCCTGCCAGAACTGCCACATCAAGGACGGTCGCGGTCACCCGCCGGCCGCCGACGCCCTCAGCGCCGCCTCGCTGCTGGTGCGCCTGTCGGTGCCGGCCGGCGCCGAGCACGCTGAAGTCCTCAAGCGCCTGGGCGTGGTGCCAGAGCCGACCTATGGCGGCCAGCTGCAGGACATGGCCAACCCCGGCATCGCCGCCGAGGGCAAGGTGCGCTTCGCCTACGAGCCGCAGACCATCCGCTTCGCCGATGGCCATGTGGTCGAACTGCGTCGCCCGCACCTGCAGATCAGCCAGCTCGGCTACGGCCCGCTGCACCCGGACACCGAGTTCTCCGCGCGCATCGCCCCGCCGATGATCGGCCTGGGCCTGCTCGAGGCCATTCCCGAGGCCGCGCTGCTGGCCAACGCCGACCCGGACGACGCCGACGGCGACGGCATTTCCGGCCGGCCCAACCGGGTCTGGGACGACGCCGCGCAAGGCACGGTGCTCGGCCGCTTCGGCTGGAAGGCCGGACAACCCAATCTCAACCAGCAGAACGCCCATGCCTTCGCCGGCGACATGGGCCTGACCAGCAGCCTGCTGAGCGCCGATGGCTGCACGGCGCGGCAGCTCGACTGCCGCAACGCCCGCCATGGCGGCGAGCCGGAGGTGAGCGACAGCATCCTCGCCAGCGTGCTGTTCTACAGCCGCAACCTGGGCGTGCCGGCCCGGCGCCGGGTCGACGATCCCCAGGTGCTGGCCGGCAAGGGTCTGTTCCACCAGGCCGGCTGCCAGGGCTGCCACACGCCGGCGTTTACCACCGCGGCGGATGCCGCCGAGCCGGAGCTGGCCGACCAGACGATTCGCCCCTACAGCGACCTGCTGCTGCACGACATGGGCGAGGACCTGGCCGACCACCGCCCGGAGTTTCTCGCCTCGGGCCGCGAATGGCGCACGCCGCCGCTGTGGGGCATCGGCCTGACCGAGACGGTCAATGGCCACACCCAGTTCCTGCATGACGGCCGCGCGCGCAACCTGCTCGAGGCCATCCTCTGGCACGGCGGCGAAGCCGAAGCGGCCAAGCAGGAAGTCCTCACCTTCGACGCCGAGCAGCGCGACGCGCTGCTGGCCTTCCTGAACTCGCTGTAA
- a CDS encoding imelysin family protein: protein MIRLPLASASLLAIAISLAGCGEDQAATTQAAVPAANAAVAKASPIDAAAGKAVVSHYADLALAVFSDAASTGQALQQAIDALLADPTPATLQAAREAWLAARVPYMQSEVFRFGNAVVDDWEGQLNAWPLDEGLIDYVASDYQHALGNPGASANIIANREIQVGEDKLDVSQITPQTLASLNELAGSEANVATGYHAIEFLLWGQDLNGSNPGAGERPASDFLVGEGATGGHNERRRAYLKAAAELLVADLEEMVGQWQAGVADNYRASLEAESAENGLRKMLFGMGSLSLGELAGERMKVALEANSTEDEHDCFSDNTHNSHFYNAKGIRNVYLGEYRKVDGTTLSGPSLSTLLAKVDAETDSSLKAKLQATEAKLQILVDSAEQHDQHFDLLIAADNSEGQQIIRDAIAALVAQTGAIEQAAGKLGIGDLNPDTAEHQF from the coding sequence ATGATTCGTCTGCCCCTGGCTTCCGCCAGCCTGCTGGCCATCGCCATCTCCCTCGCCGGTTGCGGCGAAGACCAGGCCGCTACCACGCAAGCTGCCGTTCCCGCCGCCAACGCCGCGGTAGCCAAGGCCAGCCCGATCGACGCCGCCGCCGGCAAGGCCGTGGTCAGCCATTACGCCGACCTGGCCCTGGCCGTGTTCAGCGACGCCGCCAGCACCGGCCAAGCCCTGCAGCAGGCCATCGATGCCCTGCTGGCCGACCCGACCCCGGCCACCCTGCAGGCCGCCCGCGAAGCCTGGCTGGCCGCCCGCGTGCCCTACATGCAGAGTGAAGTGTTCCGCTTCGGCAATGCCGTGGTCGATGATTGGGAAGGCCAGCTCAACGCCTGGCCGCTGGACGAGGGCCTGATCGACTACGTCGCCAGCGACTACCAGCATGCCCTGGGCAACCCCGGCGCCAGCGCCAACATCATCGCCAACCGCGAGATCCAGGTCGGCGAGGACAAGCTCGATGTCAGCCAGATCACCCCGCAGACCCTGGCCAGCCTCAACGAACTGGCCGGCTCCGAAGCCAACGTCGCCACCGGCTACCACGCCATCGAATTCCTCCTCTGGGGCCAGGACCTGAACGGCAGCAACCCCGGCGCCGGCGAGCGCCCGGCCAGCGACTTCCTGGTCGGTGAAGGCGCCACCGGCGGCCACAACGAGCGCCGTCGCGCCTACCTGAAGGCCGCGGCCGAGCTGCTGGTCGCCGACCTGGAGGAGATGGTCGGCCAGTGGCAAGCCGGCGTGGCCGACAACTACCGCGCCAGCCTGGAGGCCGAGTCGGCCGAGAACGGCCTGCGCAAGATGCTGTTCGGCATGGGCAGCCTGTCCCTCGGCGAACTGGCCGGCGAGCGCATGAAGGTCGCCCTGGAAGCCAACTCCACCGAGGACGAGCACGACTGCTTCAGCGACAACACCCACAACTCGCACTTCTACAACGCCAAGGGCATCCGCAACGTCTACCTGGGCGAGTACCGCAAGGTCGACGGCACCACCCTGAGCGGCCCGAGCCTGTCCACACTGCTGGCCAAGGTCGATGCCGAGACCGACAGCAGCCTGAAGGCCAAGCTGCAGGCCACCGAAGCCAAGCTGCAAATCCTGGTCGACAGCGCCGAGCAGCACGACCAGCACTTCGACCTGCTGATCGCCGCCGATAACAGCGAAGGTCAGCAGATCATCCGCGACGCCATCGCCGCCCTGGTGGCGCAGACCGGCGCCATCGAGCAGGCCGCCGGCAAGCTGGGCATCGGTGACCTCAACCCGGACACCGCCGAACACCAGTTCTAA
- a CDS encoding LemA family protein, with product MSLSSVAFFVILALVAAYGVILYNGLVRLKHGVGKAWANIDVLLKQRHEELPKLVETCKQYMQHERTTLERVIAARSAVASAREQHDVSALGRAESGLRAGLGQLFALAENYPELKANDSFQHLQQRISGLENGIADRRELYNEAVNLNNVRIEQFPDVLIARFFAFRSAELLQFSDAEKADVDLKTLFG from the coding sequence ATGAGCCTCAGCAGCGTCGCCTTTTTCGTCATCCTGGCCCTGGTCGCCGCCTATGGGGTGATCCTCTACAACGGCCTGGTGCGCCTCAAGCACGGCGTCGGCAAGGCCTGGGCCAATATCGATGTGCTGCTCAAGCAGCGTCATGAAGAACTGCCCAAGCTGGTGGAGACCTGCAAGCAGTACATGCAGCACGAGCGCACCACCCTGGAACGGGTGATCGCCGCCCGCAGCGCCGTGGCCAGCGCCCGCGAGCAGCACGATGTGAGCGCCCTGGGCAGGGCCGAGAGCGGTCTGCGCGCCGGACTGGGACAGCTGTTCGCCCTGGCCGAGAACTACCCGGAGCTCAAGGCCAACGACAGCTTCCAGCACCTGCAGCAACGCATCAGCGGCCTGGAGAACGGCATCGCCGATCGCCGCGAGCTGTACAACGAGGCGGTCAACCTGAACAACGTGCGCATCGAGCAGTTCCCCGACGTGCTGATCGCGCGCTTCTTCGCCTTCAGGAGTGCCGAACTGCTGCAGTTCAGCGACGCGGAGAAGGCCGACGTCGACCTCAAGACCCTGTTCGGCTGA
- a CDS encoding E3 ubiquitin ligase family protein, producing MSFEESLIGLAFSLAATVGGGWWSLRRLSQARHLLDTPTSKIRSAAQGYVEFYGVLREQADTAIVAPLTGKPCLWWRFKIEEYCGDDDKRTWRVVERGCSEGWLLLDDGTGQCLIDPRGAEVRPSSREVWRGNLRHPRGPAQTGWKGWLDSGKRYRYSEERLHGGQPLYAIGEFRSSGGGRQGLDLGAAQGAVIREWKGDFAGLLQRFDGDRNGQLDEREWNRVRLAAQLEAEERHRQHSQRPAQHQMGKPREAQPFILACAGEDELARQFYWQAAGGALLCVAGALATTWLLNALLA from the coding sequence GTGTCGTTCGAAGAATCGCTGATCGGCCTGGCGTTCAGCCTCGCCGCGACGGTCGGTGGCGGCTGGTGGAGCCTGCGCCGGCTGAGTCAGGCCCGCCACCTGCTGGATACCCCGACCTCGAAGATCCGCTCGGCCGCCCAGGGTTATGTCGAGTTCTATGGCGTGCTGCGCGAGCAGGCGGACACCGCGATAGTCGCGCCGCTGACCGGCAAACCGTGCCTATGGTGGCGCTTCAAGATCGAGGAGTATTGCGGCGACGACGACAAGCGCACCTGGCGGGTGGTCGAGCGCGGCTGCAGCGAGGGCTGGCTGTTGCTCGATGACGGCACCGGCCAATGCCTGATCGATCCGCGCGGCGCGGAAGTCCGGCCCTCGTCCCGCGAGGTCTGGCGAGGCAACCTGCGTCACCCGCGAGGCCCGGCCCAAACGGGCTGGAAGGGCTGGCTGGACAGTGGCAAGCGCTATCGCTACAGCGAGGAACGATTGCACGGCGGCCAGCCGCTCTATGCCATCGGCGAATTTCGCAGCAGTGGCGGCGGCCGCCAGGGCCTGGACCTGGGCGCGGCTCAGGGCGCGGTGATTCGCGAATGGAAGGGCGATTTCGCCGGTCTTCTGCAGCGCTTTGACGGCGATCGTAACGGCCAGCTGGACGAGCGGGAGTGGAATCGCGTGCGCCTGGCCGCGCAGCTCGAGGCGGAGGAGCGCCATCGCCAGCACAGTCAGCGGCCGGCCCAGCACCAAATGGGCAAGCCGCGCGAGGCGCAGCCGTTCATTCTCGCCTGCGCCGGGGAGGACGAGCTGGCCCGGCAGTTCTACTGGCAGGCCGCCGGCGGCGCGCTGCTCTGTGTGGCGGGAGCGCTGGCGACGACCTGGCTGCTGAACGCCTTGCTGGCCTAG
- a CDS encoding putative bifunctional diguanylate cyclase/phosphodiesterase: MKLELQNSLSLKLLRVVLLSALAVGVVLSCAQIVFDAYKTRQAVASDAQRILGMFRDPSTQAVYSLDREMGMQVIEGLFQHESVRMAAIGHSDEPMLAEKAREALQLPTRWLTDPILDREQSYSIRLVGRGPYSEYYGDLNITLDTALYGQNFVTSSVVIFISGVLRALAMGLVLYLVYHLLLTKPLSKIIDHLSRINPDRPSEHKLPMLKGNEKNELGLWIRTANQLLESIERNTHLRREAESSLQRMSQHDFLTGLPNRQQLQQQLDQILEDAGRRQRRVAVLCVGLDDFKGINEQFSYQTGDQLLLALSDRLRSHSGRLGALARLGGDQFALVQADIEQPYEAAELAQSVLDNLEAPFTFDEQEVRLRATIGITLFPEDGDSTEKLLQKAEQTMTLAKSRSRNRYQFYIASVDSEMRRRRELEKDLREALPLKQFELVYQPQVDYRDHRVVGVEALLRWHHPQHGPIPPDLFIPLAEQNGTIISIGEWVLDQACRQLREWHDQGFDELRMAVNLSTVQLHHAELPRVVNNLMQVYRLPSRSLELEVTETGLMEDIHTAAQHLLSLRRSGALIAIDDFGTGYSSLSYLKSLPLDKMKIDKSFVQDLMDDEDDATIVRAIIQLGASLGMQVIAEGVETIEQENYIIAQGCHEGQGYLYSKPLPPRELTQYLKQSRRVASPANPATL, from the coding sequence TTGAAGTTGGAACTCCAGAACAGCCTGTCATTGAAGCTGCTCCGCGTCGTGCTGCTCTCGGCCCTGGCCGTCGGTGTGGTGCTGAGCTGCGCACAGATCGTCTTCGACGCCTACAAGACCCGACAGGCCGTGGCCAGCGATGCCCAACGCATCCTTGGCATGTTCCGCGACCCTTCCACCCAGGCGGTCTACAGCCTGGATCGCGAGATGGGCATGCAGGTCATCGAAGGCCTGTTCCAGCACGAATCGGTGCGCATGGCCGCCATCGGCCACTCCGACGAACCCATGCTCGCGGAGAAAGCCCGCGAAGCGTTGCAGCTGCCGACCCGCTGGCTGACCGACCCGATTCTCGACCGGGAACAGAGCTACTCCATCCGCCTGGTCGGCCGCGGCCCCTACAGCGAATATTACGGCGACCTCAATATCACCCTCGACACCGCCCTGTACGGCCAGAACTTCGTCACCAGCTCGGTGGTGATCTTCATCTCCGGCGTGCTGCGCGCGCTGGCCATGGGCCTGGTGCTGTACCTGGTCTATCACCTGCTGCTGACCAAGCCGCTGTCGAAGATCATCGATCACCTGAGCCGCATCAATCCGGACCGACCGAGCGAGCACAAGCTGCCCATGCTCAAGGGCAACGAGAAGAACGAGCTGGGGCTGTGGATCAGGACCGCCAACCAGCTGCTGGAATCCATCGAGCGCAACACCCACCTGCGCCGCGAAGCGGAAAGCAGCCTGCAGCGCATGTCCCAGCACGACTTCCTCACCGGACTGCCCAACCGCCAGCAACTGCAGCAGCAGCTCGATCAGATTCTCGAGGACGCCGGCCGCCGCCAGCGCCGGGTGGCCGTGCTGTGCGTCGGCCTGGACGATTTCAAGGGGATCAACGAACAGTTCAGCTACCAGACCGGCGACCAGCTGCTGCTCGCCCTGTCCGATCGCCTGCGCAGCCACAGCGGTCGCCTCGGCGCCCTGGCGCGCCTGGGCGGCGACCAGTTCGCCCTGGTCCAGGCCGACATCGAGCAGCCCTACGAAGCGGCCGAGCTGGCACAGAGCGTACTGGACAACCTGGAGGCGCCCTTCACCTTCGACGAGCAGGAAGTCCGTCTGCGCGCGACCATCGGCATCACCCTGTTCCCGGAGGACGGCGACAGCACCGAGAAGCTGCTGCAGAAGGCCGAGCAAACCATGACCCTGGCCAAGAGCCGCTCGCGCAACCGCTACCAGTTCTATATCGCCAGCGTCGACAGCGAGATGCGCCGGCGCCGCGAGCTGGAAAAGGACCTGCGCGAGGCCCTGCCGCTGAAGCAGTTCGAGCTGGTCTATCAGCCCCAGGTGGACTACCGCGACCACCGGGTGGTCGGCGTCGAGGCCCTGTTGCGCTGGCACCATCCGCAGCACGGCCCGATACCGCCGGACCTGTTCATCCCCCTGGCGGAACAGAATGGCACCATCATCTCGATCGGCGAATGGGTGCTCGATCAGGCCTGCCGGCAGCTGCGCGAGTGGCATGACCAGGGCTTCGACGAGCTGCGCATGGCGGTCAACCTGTCCACCGTGCAGCTGCACCACGCCGAGCTGCCGCGGGTGGTCAACAACCTGATGCAGGTCTATCGCCTGCCGTCGCGCAGCCTGGAGCTGGAGGTTACCGAGACCGGCCTGATGGAGGACATCCACACCGCCGCCCAGCACCTGCTCAGCCTGCGCCGCTCCGGCGCGCTGATCGCCATCGACGACTTCGGTACCGGCTACTCCTCGCTGAGCTACCTCAAGAGCCTGCCGCTGGACAAGATGAAGATCGACAAGAGCTTCGTCCAGGACCTGATGGACGACGAAGACGACGCCACCATCGTGCGCGCCATCATCCAGCTCGGCGCCAGCCTGGGCATGCAGGTGATCGCCGAAGGGGTGGAGACCATCGAACAGGAGAACTACATCATCGCCCAGGGCTGCCACGAAGGTCAGGGCTACCTCTACAGCAAGCCCCTGCCGCCGCGCGAACTGACCCAGTACCTCAAGCAGTCCCGCCGCGTCGCCAGCCCGGCGAACCCGGCCACGCTCTGA
- a CDS encoding superoxide dismutase, with product MAFELPPLPYEKNALEPHISAETLEFHHDKHHNTYVVNLNNLVPGTEFEGKTLEEIVKTSSGGIFNNAAQVWNHTFYWNCMSPNGGGQPTGALADAINAAFGSFDKFKEEFSKVSIGTFGSGWGWLVKKADGSLALASTIGAGCPLTSGDTPLLTCDVWEHAYYIDYRNLRPKYVEAFWNLVNWDFVAKNYAA from the coding sequence ATGGCTTTCGAATTGCCGCCGCTGCCGTACGAGAAGAACGCCCTCGAGCCGCACATTTCCGCCGAGACCCTGGAGTTCCACCACGACAAGCACCACAACACCTACGTGGTGAACCTGAACAACCTGGTGCCGGGCACCGAGTTCGAAGGCAAGACCCTGGAAGAGATCGTCAAGACCTCCTCGGGCGGCATCTTCAACAACGCCGCACAGGTCTGGAACCACACCTTCTACTGGAACTGCATGAGCCCGAACGGCGGCGGTCAGCCGACCGGTGCCCTGGCCGACGCGATCAACGCGGCTTTCGGTTCCTTCGACAAGTTCAAGGAAGAGTTCAGCAAGGTTTCCATCGGCACCTTCGGCTCCGGCTGGGGCTGGCTGGTGAAGAAGGCCGACGGCTCCCTGGCGCTGGCCAGCACCATCGGTGCAGGCTGCCCGCTGACCAGCGGCGACACCCCGCTGCTGACCTGCGACGTCTGGGAACACGCCTACTACATCGACTACCGCAACCTGCGTCCGAAGTACGTCGAGGCGTTCTGGAACCTGGTCAACTGGGACTTCGTAGCCAAGAACTACGCTGCCTAA
- a CDS encoding LysE/ArgO family amino acid transporter, protein MWQSYSNGMLVAIGLIMAIGSQNAFVLAQSLRREHHLPVALLCMFCDALLVSAGVFGLAAALSQSPLLLGIARWGGAAFLLWYGAQALLRAWRPQALDAGGQQAPRSLRRVLLATLAVTLLNPHVYLDTVLLIGSLGAQQPLPGAYALGAASASMIWFFALALGAAWLAPWLARPTTWRLIDLGVAAMMFAIALQLIIDR, encoded by the coding sequence ATGTGGCAAAGCTATAGCAACGGCATGCTGGTCGCGATCGGCCTGATCATGGCGATCGGCTCGCAGAACGCCTTCGTCCTGGCCCAGAGCCTGCGCCGCGAACATCACCTGCCGGTGGCCCTGCTGTGCATGTTCTGCGACGCACTGCTGGTCAGCGCCGGAGTCTTCGGCCTGGCCGCGGCGCTGAGCCAGAGCCCGCTGCTGCTGGGCATCGCCCGCTGGGGCGGCGCCGCCTTCCTGCTCTGGTACGGTGCCCAGGCGCTGCTGCGCGCCTGGCGCCCGCAGGCGCTGGACGCCGGCGGCCAACAGGCACCGCGGTCGCTGCGCCGGGTATTGCTGGCGACCCTGGCGGTGACCCTGCTCAACCCCCACGTCTACCTGGACACCGTGCTGCTGATCGGCTCGCTCGGCGCCCAGCAGCCGCTGCCCGGCGCCTATGCCCTGGGGGCGGCCAGCGCGTCGATGATCTGGTTCTTCGCCCTGGCCCTTGGCGCGGCCTGGCTGGCCCCCTGGCTCGCGCGCCCGACGACCTGGCGGCTGATCGACCTGGGCGTGGCGGCGATGATGTTCGCCATCGCCCTGCAACTCATCATTGACCGCTGA
- a CDS encoding ACT domain-containing protein: MAGETSLPTLLRHMSPVLNDGDYVFCCLRDAHLLAELQPLGSFREREGLSLILPRQQADQAGLSYDYRAAWITLEVHSSLAAVGLTAAVSAALAEQNISCNVVAGYYHDHLFVAQADAQRAMAALRQLAQQAE; this comes from the coding sequence ATGGCCGGCGAAACCTCGCTCCCTACCCTGCTGCGCCACATGAGCCCCGTGCTCAACGACGGCGACTATGTGTTCTGCTGCCTGCGCGACGCCCACTTGCTGGCCGAGCTGCAACCGCTCGGCAGCTTTCGCGAACGCGAGGGCCTGAGCCTGATCCTGCCGCGCCAGCAGGCCGATCAGGCTGGCCTGAGCTACGACTACCGCGCCGCCTGGATCACCCTCGAGGTGCACTCGTCGCTCGCCGCAGTCGGCCTTACCGCGGCGGTGTCTGCCGCCCTGGCCGAGCAGAACATCAGCTGCAATGTGGTCGCCGGCTACTACCACGACCACCTGTTCGTCGCCCAGGCGGATGCCCAGCGCGCCATGGCGGCCCTGCGGCAACTGGCGCAGCAGGCGGAGTGA